AGGAGGACTCGATCTCAACAGGcctattttcaaattctcaGTACTTGGATGATTCTGCTTGCAGCAGTGAAAACAGTTTTGCCTTAATGAGTGATTTTAGTGCCACCAGTGCTGGAAGTTTTGCAAGACACAAGTATGCACAATCATTCTCCGATTCATTGAAGAGATCTCAGCATACAAATAGCactgcaaaaaaaattgaagatccGCAGACTTTCAATGATTCAAGTtcgaattcaaaaaatggaaaaatgggCGATATCCTCAGGAAAATAATCATTCCAAAGAGAAATGTAAATAACTCTTCAAGCTCAGTATCCTCACCAAAATCTCCAAATGCATACCCCAAGCTACCAGATATTCAGAATCTGAATTTGTCTTCAACACCTGATGAAGCTCGCGACTGGATTGCTGTAAAATGCCATTTAAACAGAGCAAGAACTCTTACCAAGTATGAGAAGCATCCGAGGTATATGAGAGCCCTCGAAGAAAACCGAGACTTGGTTTTACATCCTCAAGATTCGATTTATAATGGGTTGAATACAAATGAAGTTAAAGGCACTACAAAGTTCGGTTCGATTGATGTGGAACTGGCCGAATTGAACATAGAATACATTGATAAGATGACTTGGAAACGATGTATCAAAGATGGTACTATGACATTGGACACCTGGGCTCAAACCACTTTTTCGGCGAGATATTCAACtgttttggaaaaattaagAGGCATGTACATATTTTGTACAGAGATGTTTGCTCTGACCGATGACAACGGATCATCAGATTTTTCTACAGAGCCTAAAAATTTAGGAAAAATACTATTTAGAAAGCATTGTACACCATATGAATTGACATGgcttttcaagaaattagCGAACGCGTTAGGTATTACCTGCGAAATTGTCATAGGTTTCCTGAAGACACCTAGTGCAGTAAATTGGGAATTTAAATACAACCATTGCTGGTTACGAATACTGGTTAACAGAGAATGGAGATTCATTGACGTTATACTGGGTAACGTAACTAATCCAATTCATGAATTTGTCAATAACAGGAAGATCAAGAAAGCTGAAAACAGTTATTTCTTAATGGCACCATTAGAAATGATATACACACATATACCACCTAGAGAATTTGAACAGCATATAGTTCCAAGTATTGACCAATTATCTGCGCTATACCTGCCATTAGTCTTTCCGTcgttcttcaaaaatgagTTGAAGCTATACAAATTTAGCACTGCACTATCATTTCTAGAGGATTCTGAAGTCTATGAGTGCTCACTAGAAATTcctaatgatgttgaggtGTTTACTTCTGTAGTCATTCCAACAGATAATGAGGAAGTTTCGAATGCTTATAGGAATATGGAATTAACTCTAACTCAAatcaaaaagcaaaaggCGGAATCCGGTAGAAGAATAGCTCTCATTAAAGCAGTTCTACCACCCAATGTAAGTAAAGGTTCATTATACATACATTCTGGTGTTAGAGGTACACAGACGAGCATTGCTAATATTCATCCACTGTCCATGATGGTCCCATTAAGACATAAGGGAAGTAATATGAAGTATGAATTTGTGGTCAAGATACCATCAGAAAGTGTCCAGAAGATAGAACTATACATTGTTGAACCACAAAGTAGGTATTTATTTTTCGGCAACGAGTACTCATTTGAAGTTATACAAAGTCCTTTTGATGGTATTATATACAACAGTGATGAAGGACCAAACCAAAATCGGAAACAACCAATGGCGATCAAGTCACCATCAGGAAAAGTTCATGAGCTAGTCAAGAGCGATCCCCACTTCCCCTACGGCACCTGGAAGTTAAACACCAAAATTAAAGAACCTGGCGTGTGGAGCGCCTTGGTGATTGCTGACTCTGGAATTGGATGGTCTGTTTTTGCTGAATGGTTGTGCGTGTAAACATTTTCCATATCTTTTCTACACGTTCGTAATAAACCTCATGCATTACACATTACACACAACCAGGTTGAATATCTGTAATTCTTTTGTAACTAAATAATACTCATCACTAAGTGATTTACCACTGCATTCATCCAAATCAGCTAAGTTTAGATTCCCGTACTAAATGATATTATAGGTAAAGAAATCATGAAAAATTAATGCGAATGGCCAAGTGCAGGATTTGAATTGTTTAACCTAAACTCagatacaaaaaattttgtgCATTTCAAATTGGAAATCAATTGAGTATCGATTCCAATAAACTACATCACCATTTCAAATGGAATTATCTGATACTTACAAAGCAGAGCACTTCACGAAGTTCTCGGATACTTTAAAGGAATATAGAATTGAACAGAATAATGAGCAAAACCCCACTGACCCCTTCAACATTATAAGAGAGTTTCGCTCATCCGCTGGGCAACTTGCTTTAAAATTTGCCAATTCAACAGACCAGCAAAATCTCATATCTTCTACGGATTGGGAACTGGAGGCCAGATTTTGGCATTTAGTAGAACTGTTAATGGTTTTTAGAAACGCTGATCTTGATCTCGACGAGATAGACCTTCATCCTTATAATTCAAGGgctttattcaaaaaaaaattaatgcAAGGGAATACTGATCTTTATCAAATATGGATTGTGATGGTTTGGCTGAGGGAAAATACACATGTAGAAGATAGACCTAAAAATATTCCAACTTCTAAATGGTCAAATAGTATTACTTCTGGGGGATTGAAGAGTTGTGACTTGGATTTTCCCTTACGTGAAAATAACAATGTCCTTGATgttaaagataaaaaagaagatcatATCTTTTTTAAGTACATTTACGAGCTTATTTTAGCTGGTGCAGTTGATGAAGCATTAGAGGAAGCAAAACTGACTGATAACATTACAATTTGTATGATATTGTGCGGAGTTCAGGAATATTTAAATCCCGTCATCGATAAACAGATTGCAAATGAATTCGATACTCAGCAAGGAATCAAAAAGCACTCTTTGTGGAGGAGAACTGTTTTCAGTCTTTCGCAACAGCCAGGATTGGATCCTTATGAAAGGGCAATATACTGCTACTTAAGTGGTGATATTCCAAGCCAAGAAATTTTGCAATATTCAGATTGGGAATCTGATCTTCACCTATATTTAAATCAGATATTACagattgaaattgaaaattaccttttaaaaaataatcaaataaGTACTGATGAATTGATCCTACCATTACCCTCTCATGCATTAACTGTACAAGAAGTGCTTAACAGAGTGGCAGCAAGACACCCTTCAGAAAGTGAACACCCCATCAGAGTTTTAATGGCATCCGTTATACTAGATTCTCTACCATCCGTTATTCATTCATCTGTAGAAATGCTCCTTGACGTTGTAAAAGGAACAGAAACAAGTAACGATATCATAGATAAGCCTTATCTTCTGAGAATAGTGACACATTTAGCCATTTTCCTGGACATAATCAACCCAGGTTCTGTTGAAGAGGTTGACAAATCCAAACTGATTACCACATATATCAGTCTCCTAAAACTACAAGGGCTTTATGAAAATATTCCAATATACGCTACTTTTCTCAATGAATCAGACTGCTTAGAGGCATGTTCTTTCATATTATCTTCTTTAGAGAATCCACAGATAAGGCAAAAACAAATCGAAATAATcaactttttgaaactaCCTGCCTCAAATATTTTGAGAAGAACCACCCAGCGTGTTTTTGAGGAAACAGAGCACGAATATTCACCATCTAACGAAATCTCCATATCTTTCGATGTAAACAACATTGATATGCACTTGATATGTGGTGTGGAATGGCTTATTGAAGGAAAGCTTTACGTGGATGCTGTCCACTCCATAATCGCCCTATCGAGAAGGTTTTTATTAAATGGCCGTGTCAAGGCTCTTGAGCAatttatgaaaagaaacagttttgaaaaaatatgcaaGAATTATGAGTTAGAGAAAATAGCTGAAAACATTTCTGGAAATggtgatgaaaaagaagatcaatttttgaaagagataACTCAATATGAGCATCTGATCCAAGGTATAGAGAAATATGAAGAATGGCAGAAATCCGTCAGTTTATTAAATTCAGAATCGAACATTCCCACTTTAATAGAGAAATTGCAAGGATTTTCAAAGGATACATTTGAGTTGATCAGGTCATTTTTAGTGGAGTTAACTTCTATGGACCTTATCAATTCGATAGATTATGAAATTCTCTATGAAATTAGAGCCCTATATACTCCATTTCTAATAATGGAATTGCATAaaaaattagtggaagccGCCAAGTTGCTGAAGATTCCAAAGTTTGTCTCAGAAGCTCTGGAGTTTACCTCATTGGTTGCTAATGAGAACGACAAGATTTATCTATTATTCCAATCCAGTggaaaattgaaagaataTCTGGATCTCGTTGCTCGCACGGCTACGCTTCTGAATTGATCGATTGACATATTGCAAGGTAAGTTTATATTTAAGTAAACCGCAACAGtcttttgcatttttgtCTCTTTTAACAGTCATTAGGCATGCTATTTTATAGTATTTCTTATaatctttgttttctcttgtTAGGTCAAAATTAATGGGATGTAGAAAAGATAAGGAAGCAGTTTCCTTGTGTAAGAAATTTTAACTATGTAAAGATGGAACTTGCACACTACCAATCATACATATTGGTAGTTGGGAAGGAAAACTTAGCTTTTatcgatttttttctgtaatTGATGGAATATTCTGTCTCTATGATGTGCCAATGGGTCATCAGTATCAGTCGGAAAGAATTCATTTCTAGGATATTCAGTATCATATTCCTCATCCAAGTCATTTGCGTTATCACTTGTTTctatttcctcttcttgACCATCCAAATCAATAAAATTGGATGAGTTAATGGATTTAAGGACGTCACTGTTTCCTCCAAGTCTGCTGAAAAGATCTCCGTACTCTTCCTCCACGTCCTGATACCCATTAGGTCCCAAAAGTTGATGATCATtccaagaagaaaaccTGCTCTTATTTACACCTATGATAAACTCTTCTTCCGATACAGCCATATCTTCCCCCTCGTTTCCAAGTAGAATTGATCtgtcatcatcttcatcctccGGATAATCATTCTGGTAGTAGTTTTCATCATTagaatcttcatcatctgaaCGGACTTCATTGGGatcactttcttcatcaagtGCTAAATCCATGTGCTCGACAATTTTCACAAACCctatatttttctcattgTTATATCGTGCAACTTCATCTTCACGAATTTTTTCTAAGTGATAGATGTCAAAAACGTAATCTAAACTGGGCAGTGTCGCAATTTCTGCAGAATATCCActgaaaaactttctagttggtttttttctttcaagattCTCTCCACCTTTATTCAGTTTCAAATAGTCATTTACCATCTGATTGATCTCGGGAGGTAAcccatcatcatctttagCATTGCTTTCTACCGTAAGCTGACTTTGTGAATCATCGCCATCAGAGTCTCTACGATGTTTCTTTCTCTGTTCTAATACAAAATGCCTGTGATCTTCATGAGCGAGCTTCAACAATGGTGTGGATGACTCTTGCTCGGATTGGTAGCTTTCAGGGCTCACAGTCTTTGATAATTTGAATATGAACCTCTGTTTCTTCACTCTTTTCCCCTCATCAATCACTGAAATCGTCTCAAATGAACTTAGTTAGTCAAAAACCATACTATTATAACGAGAAAAAACTACACATACATAATGCCTGTACGGAATCCTcatctcttcttctttttactcTAATAAACTCTGGTGCCGTTGTGACACTGTTCATTGCTAAATTCCTGTTTAACCTCACCTCAGTAAAAGCTATACCTTTTCTAGAGAGACAATATGTATCACATCTTTTACTCTCACCATTAACCTTTCTTCAACATTACTTATCTTCGATCCCTTCAGCCGATACTAACAAGAGATAACCCGGCATCGACTTTCTTTGATTGCACTCCTAAATCATTCCATAATATAGACTTGGATTGCTCCACTACATGccaattgaaaagaatatttgcaTATGTTACTGAACTGGAATGTTAGCTTGAATTTATTTCTGAACCCTTTTTTCACTACCGCCTTAGTGTCTTTTTCTGTATTCTGAAATATTTATATGCAGCGGGCGTCAGGACAGCAACAAAATTTGTGACACTTCCTCTCATCTGAGACTGCACAATCATAAAGGAGTCTGTCTCATCAAAAGGTTTATTggtatttatattttttctgcgAACTTATCATGGAGTataagaacaaaataaatGGGCCTAGTGGTGGTACAACAAAATGCATCAAGGATTGCCCAACTGTCATCTTGAGCCTTCCCAGTTACAATCCCTCCATCCTTTCTACCTGCGCAATCGCACTAATAACAGGTGGGTCGAGTGGACTTGGGTTCGAACTCACAAAGGAACTTGCCAAAAGAGTCGATAAAGTGATTGTAGCCGATATTCAATCATTTCCTACTACTGTTCAGGCACAATATGGTAACATTTTCTATTATCAATGCGACATAACAAGCTTAGATGAGattaaaaaattgaaaaaaaaaattgaaaaagatcaTGGAAATGTTAGTATCCTCATAAATAATGCAGGAGTAGCtcatatcaaaaaattggaacATATGTCTAACAGTGAGGTTAAACAATTGATTGATATAAACTTAATAGGTGCTtacaaaatcatcaatacGTTCGCGACAAATATGGTAGATAATGGAGAGGGATTTATAATTGACATTGCTTCTGTCCTCGGAGAACTAACTCCTGCAAGGCTAACATCGTATGGAGCATCAAAAGGTGCAATGATTGGTTTCCATAAGAGCATGTGTAAGCATTTCAAAAGTTTGCCTTCGGAATGTAATAAACCCGGAATAAAGACATTACTAGTGTGTCCAGGAAAAATCCAAACAAAAATGTTCGTTGATGTCCCCACACCATCCAAGTTATTGGCTCCTGATATTATACCTTCTCAACTGGCACTTGCGATAATATCTGCCATGGAACATAATCATTTACAAACACTAAATGCTCCCTATTATGTAAACctaattccttttttcaaatctttaaGTTGGCCATATAGACATCTTCTAAAACATTTCAGCGGAATGGATCAGGTAACATCCATCCAGACCACGACTAAGAATGtatgaaataaaaataataatattgacTATTCTGTACGTTTGACATTTTGGTTTTCactttattgttattaataTATCAAGTATATTATATACGCTATAAAAGAATGCTCATAGTTCTATGCAAAATCTTGATGTCTTTTTACCTCTTTCCAAATTTCCAAATTCTGCCGAGCGTAGTTCCTCATATATCTGGAATGATGTTTTAGAATGTCTGACAAGTCggtttctctttctttcgaGAATTTGGGTAACTGATCATCCTTAATGACTTTTGAAATAACCTCCAAATCATTCTCAGTAACTTTTAATGATTCAGAAAGTTGTTcgatttccttttttagATTAACACTTGCAGTATGAGGATCAGTTTCTTGATACTTAACGGATTCCTTAACCATCGATGCTAATTTGCTAAATCCGTTGAATAGTTTCCCACTATATGATTTCCCACCATTGGCAGCGTTGTTGGTGGGCCGTTCCAGATTGATGGTATGACTTTTGGACATTTCGCTGTCAATAATCTTATCAACATCCTTATATTCATTGTTTTGTACCTCAAGCTTCTCCAATTGTGCAATTTTGGAGCTCAGAGACTTTTTAATCATTTCATTTTGCAAGTATTTCAACTTTCTGTATTTAATTAATTCTCTCGCAGATGTTGCCATGTGCACTGATTCATTTAAGGGCTCATTTATGTTATAGTACAATCTTCCAACTAGTTTTTCCAGAGTAATTGAAGATTCTGAAAAGACATTACTCAAGTAAGATAACTGTTCCACTACTTCTCCAACCTGAGCCTGTTCATGAGAAAACTGTGCAAACACCTCAGAAATCTCATTGTAATCGGCTTTCAAATCGTGATAAGTCTTCGTGGTTCGTCTATTGTACTTATAAATTCCATTCTCTAACAAGTTCTCATATTGCTTGTACTCATGTTCAATGCTGCTGAACGATTTGCTTCTTTTATTgtccatttttttgtcGCTCGATTCTTTATTTAGTAATAACTGTGATGAAGAGCCCGGTATTGGTAACGTGGCATGAATTCTAGTTGTATTGGTAGGATCCAATGGGTTGCACTGCAGAATACTTTTCGGCAAAGATGAGAAAGTAGACGAACTATTAACAAATTCGTGCCAATTATGATTATTAGGATCCAAAAAATCGGTAATTATGGATGTCTTTGTAATTTCCTCATTTGCCAAAAGTTTGTTCAAGAACTCTGTGAGCATTCTTATCCGATGCCGTATTAatctttcatcattattattgacTGATGCATGTATCACAGACAATGACAGGTCTACCGAGCCAGAACCTTCTGAGGGCAATAAGTACTTTGAGCTCGATCCAGTTATTGACTTAccataattttttattgactGCTTTTCTGGTATTGGAGGTATCAAATTCATAGGAAATAATCTTATCAAAATACTTCTCAAACTCTCAAAATCGTTATAACGTCTCTGAACAGTCGAATTTTCGAACTGGATAACATAAGCGATGTAAGACCTACCTTGACCTTCCGATACTCTTTTCGCTTCAAGTATATGTATTCTACTAGACTTATCTCTATTTGACACATGCATTTCTTCTGACGGAGAAGCTTCTTCGTTAATAGAGTTGATACTTCCACTAAGACTGGCTCTACACATTTCTATATTAGACCCTTGGTTTAAGGGAAGTAAGCCCTCTGAATCGTCCTCATAATCTTCATTTGGGTTCTTTAGTTTATGACTTCTTATACCGGGTATTCCTATTAAGGTCGATTTTGTAAGTCCTATAGGCTCTTCCTCCATGAATGGATTGTCCTTCTCTAACAGGGCAGTATGTACTAACTCAGTTTCTACTTTGGTGttgtcttcttttccacaatttatcttttctaagcttttttttgagcttttttttgagcTCTTTTTTGGCAATCTAACTTCTTTCTTAGGAATCTCTGGCTTCTCCATATGTTCTGTTGTTTCATGTGGTAGTTCAGCCTCTCCTGTATCACGAGTTTTCGTGTTCAGTTTAGCTTTTCCTTGGATGTCACCTGAGTCTGACATTGTGTACTGAAGAAAACCGAATTCCTGAATAATATACTTGATTACACTACAGTACACGAGCTAGCCATCCCTTCATTTTGGAGATGAGTTACTGTAGATCGATATTTTATTGGCGTATTCAATAATGATACCTTAAAGGGGCACAAGTGGTAAGTCGTCGGGTAACAGAGTTCAGGTCACGTGAATGAAAATTCAAGCGTTTTTCGAAAAGTTTCATTATGGCGATGAGCACGATTAAACAGTATTGATAtagaagaacaaatttcatcaaaaagtCCACGCAAACATCTTCAAATCTGCTCATCAAACTATTGTAACAAACACGCCTGAactttttcgttttcttttgtgcAGCAAAAATGGTTGAAGGTGTTCTCGTTGGCAAATATTTACCTCATGAAGAACAATTGAAACTTATATCGAACTTGGTTCAGGATGACAATTTAGACGAGGTTCTGGAGTTGATTGAAACTTCTTCATTGGATATATCGTTGTACAGTAACATTGAAACCttaatctttgaaaaaatcaccGAACAGGTTATCAAGTACGCCGCAATGGGTGATGAAACAAAGGAAATGTTTTGTTCTTCGAAGAGTGAAATGAACAGCACGGTAAGAACATCTGCACATCTACTGTGTTATTTACCTAGTGTATGGAAACGATTTCAAGTATGGATGAGCTACCGATTAAATGAAATTATTAGCGAAAACCATAAACATCTTTTTGGTAACAATTTTGGAAAGATAGCTGCACAACCTTTTTTCGATCATTTTGCTGAGGGAAAAAACGTTAATATCCAGCATGAAAAATTTAGCTTGAGTATTCTTAGCTTGTTGGACTACTTAGAAGttgtatatttatttgacgaagatgaaaataGCGTATCTACCGAAAGCTTAGATTTTATCATAATTCCATTATTAGGTTGTAACTCAGAAGATATTGCAGAATCCTGTTCTAAATTAATGAGATGGCACATTAAAACTTTATCGAAATGCTGCAATTCTGATAGAAACTTCGATAAGCTTGTTTGGAATTTTATTAAACAGTTGTACGCTGAAGACTCTCAGCACTCCTGGAAGCAAAAGAACAGCTTGTCCTTTCTTCTAAGGTTCCTCTTAACATCTGAATTATCCCCTGAACTTTTTGCTTATATTCAGACCGACATTTATTGGGAACATATTCAAACAGAACTGGATAATGATGTGCATGAACACAGAAAATTGGCGCTCTCAATCCTTAAATTaacaattcaaaaactATCAGGTCACACCACAGAAATAAGAACAACATTTTTTACATATCATGTCATCCCCAGCGCCGAAACGCTCAGTAGTTGGAAGAAATTCACTACGCTATATGAAATGATCGCATTAGATACATCATTGAATCAAATTCAAGCGGCCAAACAAGatattattaatttttttgacaatGTTCATTTACATCATAGCTGGGCGCTTATCCTACTTTCTACAGGGTTGAAGTCATCAATGGAGAGCGTTAGAAAATACATGATGACTTTAATGTTCTTAATTACTAATATGTCGGTGTTTTCTTCTAATATACCTTTATTAACGAAAACTATTTTGCCTGCCGCAATGGCtgctcatttttttgacgTCAAAGGTAGTAATTGTCCTCATGGTGAAAAACTTTCATTATTTGCCAAAAACTTG
The Saccharomyces mikatae IFO 1815 strain IFO1815 genome assembly, chromosome: 4 genome window above contains:
- the NUP84 gene encoding Nup84p (similar to Saccharomyces cerevisiae NUP84 (YDL116W); ancestral locus Anc_2.320) translates to MELSDTYKAEHFTKFSDTLKEYRIEQNNEQNPTDPFNIIREFRSSAGQLALKFANSTDQQNLISSTDWELEARFWHLVELLMVFRNADLDLDEIDLHPYNSRALFKKKLMQGNTDLYQIWIVMVWLRENTHVEDRPKNIPTSKWSNSITSGGLKSCDLDFPLRENNNVLDVKDKKEDHIFFKYIYELILAGAVDEALEEAKLTDNITICMILCGVQEYLNPVIDKQIANEFDTQQGIKKHSLWRRTVFSLSQQPGLDPYERAIYCYLSGDIPSQEILQYSDWESDLHLYLNQILQIEIENYLLKNNQISTDELILPLPSHALTVQEVLNRVAARHPSESEHPIRVLMASVILDSLPSVIHSSVEMLLDVVKGTETSNDIIDKPYLLRIVTHLAIFLDIINPGSVEEVDKSKLITTYISLLKLQGLYENIPIYATFLNESDCLEACSFILSSLENPQIRQKQIEIINFLKLPASNILRRTTQRVFEETEHEYSPSNEISISFDVNNIDMHLICGVEWLIEGKLYVDAVHSIIALSRRFLLNGRVKALEQFMKRNSFEKICKNYELEKIAENISGNGDEKEDQFLKEITQYEHLIQGIEKYEEWQKSVSLLNSESNIPTLIEKLQGFSKDTFELIRSFLVELTSMDLINSIDYEILYEIRALYTPFLIMELHKKLVEAAKLLKIPKFVSEALEFTSLVANENDKIYLLFQSSGKLKEYLDLVARTATLLN
- the SMKI04G1260 gene encoding short-chain dehydrogenase/reductase (similar to Saccharomyces cerevisiae YDL114W; ancestral locus Anc_2.323); the encoded protein is MEYKNKINGPSGGTTKCIKDCPTVILSLPSYNPSILSTCAIALITGGSSGLGFELTKELAKRVDKVIVADIQSFPTTVQAQYGNIFYYQCDITSLDEIKKLKKKIEKDHGNVSILINNAGVAHIKKLEHMSNSEVKQLIDINLIGAYKIINTFATNMVDNGEGFIIDIASVLGELTPARLTSYGASKGAMIGFHKSMCKHFKSLPSECNKPGIKTLLVCPGKIQTKMFVDVPTPSKLLAPDIIPSQLALAIISAMEHNHLQTLNAPYYVNLIPFFKSLSWPYRHLLKHFSGMDQVTSIQTTTKNV
- the ATG20 gene encoding Atg20p (similar to Saccharomyces cerevisiae ATG20 (YDL113C); ancestral locus Anc_2.324) — encoded protein: MSDSGDIQGKAKLNTKTRDTGEAELPHETTEHMEKPEIPKKEVRLPKKSSKKSSKKSLEKINCGKEDNTKVETELVHTALLEKDNPFMEEEPIGLTKSTLIGIPGIRSHKLKNPNEDYEDDSEGLLPLNQGSNIEMCRASLSGSINSINEEASPSEEMHVSNRDKSSRIHILEAKRVSEGQGRSYIAYVIQFENSTVQRRYNDFESLRSILIRLFPMNLIPPIPEKQSIKNYGKSITGSSSKYLLPSEGSGSVDLSLSVIHASVNNNDERLIRHRIRMLTEFLNKLLANEEITKTSIITDFLDPNNHNWHEFVNSSSTFSSLPKSILQCNPLDPTNTTRIHATLPIPGSSSQLLLNKESSDKKMDNKRSKSFSSIEHEYKQYENLLENGIYKYNRRTTKTYHDLKADYNEISEVFAQFSHEQAQVGEVVEQLSYLSNVFSESSITLEKLVGRLYYNINEPLNESVHMATSARELIKYRKLKYLQNEMIKKSLSSKIAQLEKLEVQNNEYKDVDKIIDSEMSKSHTINLERPTNNAANGGKSYSGKLFNGFSKLASMVKESVKYQETDPHTASVNLKKEIEQLSESLKVTENDLEVISKVIKDDQLPKFSKERETDLSDILKHHSRYMRNYARQNLEIWKEVKRHQDFA
- the IWR1 gene encoding Iwr1p (similar to Saccharomyces cerevisiae IWR1 (YDL115C); ancestral locus Anc_2.322), with the protein product MNSVTTAPEFIRVKRRRDEDSVQALLIDEGKRVKKQRFIFKLSKTVSPESYQSEQESSTPLLKLAHEDHRHFVLEQRKKHRRDSDGDDSQSQLTVESNAKDDDGLPPEINQMVNDYLKLNKGGENLERKKPTRKFFSGYSAEIATLPSLDYVFDIYHLEKIREDEVARYNNEKNIGFVKIVEHMDLALDEESDPNEVRSDDEDSNDENYYQNDYPEDEDDDRSILLGNEGEDMAVSEEEFIIGVNKSRFSSWNDHQLLGPNGYQDVEEEYGDLFSRLGGNSDVLKSINSSNFIDLDGQEEEIETSDNANDLDEEYDTEYPRNEFFPTDTDDPLAHHRDRIFHQLQKKIDKS
- the CYK3 gene encoding Cyk3p (similar to Saccharomyces cerevisiae CYK3 (YDL117W); ancestral locus Anc_2.319), with protein sequence MATDVTTLKAPFKVKARYGWSGQTKGDLGFLEGDIMEVTRIAGSWFYGRLLRNKKCSGYFPHNFVILLEERLNSSTSSENGEQPSKISESLEKSNRVVIPPVPSRYSGEKQRAKKKLSSSMPSSPKKPADSLTRARKARSKELINEKNIYNTQSPRYHNNSAPNLPLTNHTKHMVRNFEESMNNPLPPLPPLPDLDNMRRMDKRAPKKSYSANDLSLARSSREYNYYKDNQKFYDGFIPETRSSLEEDSISTGLFSNSQYLDDSACSSENSFALMSDFSATSAGSFARHKYAQSFSDSLKRSQHTNSTAKKIEDPQTFNDSSSNSKNGKMGDILRKIIIPKRNVNNSSSSVSSPKSPNAYPKLPDIQNLNLSSTPDEARDWIAVKCHLNRARTLTKYEKHPRYMRALEENRDLVLHPQDSIYNGLNTNEVKGTTKFGSIDVELAELNIEYIDKMTWKRCIKDGTMTLDTWAQTTFSARYSTVLEKLRGMYIFCTEMFALTDDNGSSDFSTEPKNLGKILFRKHCTPYELTWLFKKLANALGITCEIVIGFLKTPSAVNWEFKYNHCWLRILVNREWRFIDVILGNVTNPIHEFVNNRKIKKAENSYFLMAPLEMIYTHIPPREFEQHIVPSIDQLSALYLPLVFPSFFKNELKLYKFSTALSFLEDSEVYECSLEIPNDVEVFTSVVIPTDNEEVSNAYRNMELTLTQIKKQKAESGRRIALIKAVLPPNVSKGSLYIHSGVRGTQTSIANIHPLSMMVPLRHKGSNMKYEFVVKIPSESVQKIELYIVEPQSRYLFFGNEYSFEVIQSPFDGIIYNSDEGPNQNRKQPMAIKSPSGKVHELVKSDPHFPYGTWKLNTKIKEPGVWSALVIADSGIGWSVFAEWLCV